The genomic DNA GCGATCGCAAATTTCTATAATGTTTCTGAGGCGATCGGAAATTGGATATGTCTCGGCGACAAAAATTGCAGAAGAGAGCAAAATTAAACCGAGAATAATCAAACTAAACCATAAGCCAACAATCGTTCGCGTATCTTCTAAATAAAAAGCGACCTTTTCTTGTAAAGAAAGTTTATTAGTTAATGGAGAATCGCTGGACACGTTTAGTTTAAAAATTTTGGTCTGGCTTGTTGATTGGTTTGCAATATTTGTTCTAAATTATCCCAATTTTCAGCTTCTATAAGTGTAATAACTTTATCTAAACTCTGACGATACTTTACAAGCGATCGTAATAGTTCTGCACGATTGTATTTTGCCATCATTATTCCTAGTTCGGGATTGCCGCCTCCTACCCTGCTAGTATCTCTAAAGCCAGAACTGGCAAGCTGTTTGGCTAATTGCAAGATTTCTGGTTCGTCAGACAGACAAGATGTAATTAAACTGGTACTTACCATCACTGGTAAATGAGAAATCCAACTGACAGCGCGATCGTGTATCTTAGCATCACAGATATAGGGTACGGCATTTAGAGATAGGGCGATCGCTTTTAATCTTTCTACAGCTTCGGGAGAAGTATTCTTGTCAGGAGTAAAAACATAAGATGCATCCACAAACAGGTTGGATTGCGCTGCTTCGATGCCGCTTTCAGCCGTCCCTGCCATTGGATGTCCGCCGACAAAGTTAGCCCACAACTGAGAACAGGTTTCTACTACGGGCTGTTTTACCGAACCTACATCGGTAATAATGGTTTGAGAATGAAGATGGGGAATTATTTGTTCGATTGTAGGCGCGATCGCTTTTATTGGCGTACAAACAAAAACAATTTCCGTCTCGTTGAGAATATTTGAGTTCGTACTAGCTAGATCTACTATTTTTCTTTCTAAAGCGATCTTGCAAGTTATTTCTTTACGAGATATACCAAATATTTGATGTCCCTGCGATCGCAAATCAATTGCCAGAGAACCACCAATCAAACCCAAACCCACAATACCAATTTTCATCATTATCCAAAATGGCGATTTAAAAAGCTATAAGCAAATTAAACCCAAGCTTATAGCTTATAGCTACGAACAAAGTGAGTTAAACTGTCGATTCTTGTTGCTGATAGAGGAAATGATAGCGTCCTCTAAGAGCCATTAATTCTTCGTGAGTTCCCTGTTCGACAATCGAACCTGCGTCCATCATCAGAATTGTATCGGCATTTTTAATTGTTCCCAAACGGTGAGTGATAAAGAACACGGTGCGTCCCTTCAAAGCTTCTTTCAGATTGCGACAGACTTCTTGTTCGGTAGTGAAGTCTAACGCACTGGTAGCCTCGTCTAAAATCATCATTTGAGGGTTCTGCAAGATCGTACGAGCGATCGCAATTCTCTGTCTTTGTCCCCCAGAAAGGGAAGAACCCCTCTCACCTACTTTGGTATTGTAGCCGTTAGGCAAATTCATAATAAATTCGTGAGCGGCAGCAATTTGAGCGGCGGCGATAATTTCTTCGGTAGTAGCATCGGGATTAGTTAGGGCGATGTTGTCGATAATTGTGCCTTCAAACAATAAAGTATCTTGCGGTACTACTCCAATTTGACGGCGCAGAGAATAAAGTTCGACGCGGTTGATATCGTAACCGTCAACGAGAATCCGACCACCTAAAGGTTCGTAAAGCCGCGATAACAGCTTGGTCATGGTACTTTTACCCGCGCCGCTTTCGCCGACAATAGCCACAAACGTACCAGGAGCAAATTCAACGGTAACGTTATTTAACTGTAAAGGACCTGAATTTTTAAAGCGGAAAGAAAGATTGTCATATTTGACTCTACCTTCGATTGCTGGCATGGGAATATTGTTGCGGTCTTCTTCTCCTTCTTCTGGATGATCGACAATATCTGCCAAGCGTTCCAAAGATAGAGCGGTTTCCTGGAAGTTTTGCCACAGTTGCGCTAACCGCATAATTGGCTGCGTTACATAACCAGCAATAATTCTAAAGGCAATTAATTGCCCTAAAGTGAGCTTGCCGTCGATGACTAAAAATGCACCCAAACCAATAATCAAGACGCTAGATAGCTTGTTGAGAAACTGACTGGTGGTGCTAGCGATGGTAGAAGTAATTACTGTTTTAAAACCCGTAGAAACGTAGCGAGCATAGCGTTCTTGCCATTTCCAGCGCGATCGCAGTTCGATATTCTGGGCTTTTACGGTTTGAATTCCCCCCAGTACTTCTACCAAATAAGACTGGGTTTCGGCGTTGCGTTCGGCTTTAACTCTCAACTGGCGGCGAATAGTTGGCGAGAAAATTAAAGTTAAAGCGACAAAGACGGGAACGATTGCTAGAGATACTGCTGTAAGTAAGGGACTGTACAGCACCATAACTATGACATACACTACGGAAAATACCGCATCCAAAACCACTGTCAGCGCGGTTCCTGTCAAAAACTGCCGAATTCTTTCTAGTTCGTTGACGCGAGTAGAAATTTCACCTACAGGTCTGCGCTCGAAATATCGCAATGGTAGTCGCAACAGGTGATCGATAATCTCCGAACCTAAAGTCAAGTCTACCCGATTGGTAGTATCGACAAATAAGTAAGTACGCAGAGTGGTAAGCAAAGCTTCAAAAATGTTGATAACAATCAGGAAAAAGACCAAATAACCCAGAGTATCAACGCTATTTTGGTTAATTACCTTATCGATAATTACCTGAATCATTAACGGGTTAGCTAAGGCAAATAGCTGTACGAAAAAAGAAGCAACAAAAACTTCGATTAAAATGCGCTTGTATTTAGAAAGAACGGGCAAAAACCAACTCAAACCAAAGCGTTCTTGTGGGGTTTCTTTGGTTTTTTTCAACAGCAGAATTTCTCCACCCTCGCCCCAACTCTTGGTAAATTCAATCGGTTTTAAACGGCGGATTCCTAATTCTGGTACGGCAATAACTAATTCGTTCTCGTTGAGTTCGTAAATTAAAGCCAGGCTATCTTGCCAGCGCACCAAACACGGTCCTTCGATACGAGTAATTGCATTAGCAGGAATACTAACCAGTTGAGGATTGAGTCCCATCAGTTCTGAAATCGCACCGCACAAGGGAAGAGAAAGACTTCCCGTTCTTTCTAATTGTTCTGAAAGCACGCGGCGAATCACTTCCTGACGAAACGGCATTTTAAAATACTTGCTCAACATTTGAAAGCAAGCAACGCCAACATCTAGAGTGGTTTTACCACCAATAAAAGGATAGTTTTTCGGTTCCGAAGCAGTAGGTTCTGAATATAGAGTTATCGATTTATCTTCTGGCAGAGGACCCTCTGATTCATCAATTTCACCAAAATCTGGCGCAACTAATTCATAGCTATCTGGTTCTGTTACATTCTCTGCTGTCTCGGTATCTTCTTCTACAAACCATTTACTTTTAGGTATAGAAATCAAGCGAGCGGGTTTGTCTCCCGCAATGTTAATGGTACGACGCTCTTTAGTAAACTCCAGTCGGCTACCGACAGGAAAATCAGCAATCTCGCCACCACCACTAACTAACCAGATGCGCTCGCCATCTCGTAAAGGCGCAATTATCTCGCTACTTAGTTGATGTTCGCCTGGGGGTAAATAGTAAACTTCAGCCCGTGCTGCTATTTCGTTTGCCAGTTGAGAAAGTTCTACATCTCCCCGCGCCTGGCGTTCTAATTGAATAGCTAACAGATCGAATACTTCAACTTTGGCAGCTTTAGCTCTAAATTCTTGCTGTAGGTGAGGGTATTGCGCCAGCAGCTTCAAAAAGTCTTGATTGTCAAGAGCGAGACAAACTACTTCGGTACTCGCCATTGCCGTTTCACAAGGGACACCTCTAGCTAAATTTACCCAACCAATAATTTCTCCCGGTTTGAGTTTGTCGAGGGTAATAGGCATTTTAGTGTTGGGATCGTAACCTAATACTCTGACTTCCCCTTCAGAAATAATCGCTACCTGTCCCTGCATTTTTTCGCGCACAATCATTACTTTTCCCATACCAAATCTCATTGGTTTGAGTTTGAGTGCTAACTTGGCAAGTGCCTCTTGGGGAAGCTGATTGAACTGAGGAACTAATGACAGAAATTGTTCGACAACTTTGGTATTAGTACTGTTAGTATTTGTCATATTAATTAAGCCTTAACTAGCGACTGCGCTGGGTACAAAAGACACTTTATTTTTAATTTCTTCGTTCAGCCATTGTTGAAATAGTTCGTCTAGCATTCTCTGCCGCGTGGGTGAGTCGAGTTGGGCAGAAATGTAGTTTTCAAGCCGCAGAATTATAATCCATTCGCCGACGCGTGTAGGGGGAATTAGCTGACCTGGTTGGGAAGTGGCTAGAATTTGGGCTATTTTAGGATGGGGCGCGTTAATTTCCACAGGACCGATCAATCCTCCTGTTTGGGCTTCCGTTCCCTGAGAATATTTCATTGCCAACTCTTGAAGGGTATTATCTCCTTCTTGAATGCGAAAATAGAGTTCTTGAGCAATTTCAGTTTTGTCGATCCTAATTAAAGAGTAAACTACCCGATCTAGTTGGGGTTTACGTTTGACAAAATGGGCTTCAACTTTGTTACCCCAGTTAGCTTCTTTAAATTTTTCCAGCCGCAACTTTTTAGTAATTAGCTCTTCTAACTGTTGGCGATCCATTCCCTGTTTTGCCATCCAAGCTTCTACTTCTTCTTCAGAGGATAGCTGACTTTGTTGGTAAAATCCCTGATATGCCCGCTCTTTTTCTTCTGGGGTACATTCGACATCAGCGATCGCGCGATCGACTACAATTTCTTGCGCCAATCTCGGTAACATTTGGTATTTTGATAGCAAAGGTGCTAAATCCTGAGCCGTGTAAACTTTATCGTCTATTTCTAAAATTACGCTCATATTTTCATTGAATTTGAGAGAAAATTATGCAATAAAAAAATAATTTTATACTTGTATTATTAAGTGAAAATTAGCAGAATTTTAGTCACATAAATTAAAAATTTATTAATCTTGGTGAATTTCTCTAGCTCGATTCGGCTATACAAACTTAACCTAATTTGTTAAGAATGACACGCTTCAAACTGCTCTAAGTTTTAAAAAGTTTATCCTTGAAAATTACAAAGTAGCACTACAGCATAAACGCAAATAGCCTCTTCTCTGCCTATGGCATCTAACTTTTCGTTAGTAGTAGCTTTGACGCTTAAGCGATCGACACTGATGTTCAAAGCTGCTGATAGGCGATCGCGCATTGCATTAAGGTGAGGTTTTAGTTTGGGACGTTCGGCAACTATAGTCGAATCGATATTATTTATTTGCCATCCTCGAGCATAAACTAAATCAGCAACTTTTTCTAATAATTTTATGCTGTCTGCACCCGCCCATTGCGGCTCGCTGGGAGGAAAATAATGTCCGATATCTCCCATACTCAAAGCTCCTAACATTGCATCCATAATGGCATGGGTTAGCACATCAGCATCGCTATGTCCCAATAAACCTAAATTGTGGGGAATTTTTACTCCACCCAAAATTAAAGGTCGATCCGCTACTAGTTGATGGAGATCGTAACCATTACCGATCCGAATATTCATTTTTCTCAATTATTTTTCAAAGGTATAGGTATAGATTGAATTATCCTAGATTAACTACTAAGCAAAGATAAAAATTATGCTAAATCGCAAATCTATTTCCAAATTGGCAATTTATTGCGGCGTTGTAACCGCAGGTATCTCTACCGTAAATATTGCACCTGCCTCAAGTCAACTTTTTCCTCAAGCATGGGTAACATTGGGCGGTAATGAAGGCGATTTCACTTACGGTGCAGGAGCGAGATTTTTAAATGTTGGGGTAGAAGTCGGTACGGGAAAAGAAGGTGCTACAGGCGGAGATGTTCTAGCTTTTTTGCCCCTACCTGCAATTTCTCCTTACGTAGGATTGGGAATTTACTCTGGTGACGATACGGTAGCTTATTCTGGAGGAGTACATTTTGGTAAGGGACATTTGGTTTTAGGTGCGGGATATCACTCAATTCGCGGTTTTAACGGCAAAATCGGTTTTCGGTTTTAACCCCTAGTTGCGCCGATAAGCAGAAATTGGGAAAACGATAGAATAAATAAAAGCTATTAGCTCTAAGTTTTATCTTTAAAAAGTGATTCGTTTTGAAGCTGTTATATAGCTTAGAGCTAAGGATATACAAAATTGGTAAAGCACTACTCGATTATTTAACTTAATTTCAAAAGCATGACTCCC from Myxosarcina sp. GI1 includes the following:
- a CDS encoding prephenate/arogenate dehydrogenase, with amino-acid sequence MKIGIVGLGLIGGSLAIDLRSQGHQIFGISRKEITCKIALERKIVDLASTNSNILNETEIVFVCTPIKAIAPTIEQIIPHLHSQTIITDVGSVKQPVVETCSQLWANFVGGHPMAGTAESGIEAAQSNLFVDASYVFTPDKNTSPEAVERLKAIALSLNAVPYICDAKIHDRAVSWISHLPVMVSTSLITSCLSDEPEILQLAKQLASSGFRDTSRVGGGNPELGIMMAKYNRAELLRSLVKYRQSLDKVITLIEAENWDNLEQILQTNQQARPKFLN
- a CDS encoding peptidase domain-containing ABC transporter, translated to MTNTNSTNTKVVEQFLSLVPQFNQLPQEALAKLALKLKPMRFGMGKVMIVREKMQGQVAIISEGEVRVLGYDPNTKMPITLDKLKPGEIIGWVNLARGVPCETAMASTEVVCLALDNQDFLKLLAQYPHLQQEFRAKAAKVEVFDLLAIQLERQARGDVELSQLANEIAARAEVYYLPPGEHQLSSEIIAPLRDGERIWLVSGGGEIADFPVGSRLEFTKERRTINIAGDKPARLISIPKSKWFVEEDTETAENVTEPDSYELVAPDFGEIDESEGPLPEDKSITLYSEPTASEPKNYPFIGGKTTLDVGVACFQMLSKYFKMPFRQEVIRRVLSEQLERTGSLSLPLCGAISELMGLNPQLVSIPANAITRIEGPCLVRWQDSLALIYELNENELVIAVPELGIRRLKPIEFTKSWGEGGEILLLKKTKETPQERFGLSWFLPVLSKYKRILIEVFVASFFVQLFALANPLMIQVIIDKVINQNSVDTLGYLVFFLIVINIFEALLTTLRTYLFVDTTNRVDLTLGSEIIDHLLRLPLRYFERRPVGEISTRVNELERIRQFLTGTALTVVLDAVFSVVYVIVMVLYSPLLTAVSLAIVPVFVALTLIFSPTIRRQLRVKAERNAETQSYLVEVLGGIQTVKAQNIELRSRWKWQERYARYVSTGFKTVITSTIASTTSQFLNKLSSVLIIGLGAFLVIDGKLTLGQLIAFRIIAGYVTQPIMRLAQLWQNFQETALSLERLADIVDHPEEGEEDRNNIPMPAIEGRVKYDNLSFRFKNSGPLQLNNVTVEFAPGTFVAIVGESGAGKSTMTKLLSRLYEPLGGRILVDGYDINRVELYSLRRQIGVVPQDTLLFEGTIIDNIALTNPDATTEEIIAAAQIAAAHEFIMNLPNGYNTKVGERGSSLSGGQRQRIAIARTILQNPQMMILDEATSALDFTTEQEVCRNLKEALKGRTVFFITHRLGTIKNADTILMMDAGSIVEQGTHEELMALRGRYHFLYQQQESTV
- a CDS encoding peptidylprolyl isomerase, which codes for MSVILEIDDKVYTAQDLAPLLSKYQMLPRLAQEIVVDRAIADVECTPEEKERAYQGFYQQSQLSSEEEVEAWMAKQGMDRQQLEELITKKLRLEKFKEANWGNKVEAHFVKRKPQLDRVVYSLIRIDKTEIAQELYFRIQEGDNTLQELAMKYSQGTEAQTGGLIGPVEINAPHPKIAQILATSQPGQLIPPTRVGEWIIILRLENYISAQLDSPTRQRMLDELFQQWLNEEIKNKVSFVPSAVAS
- the ispF gene encoding 2-C-methyl-D-erythritol 2,4-cyclodiphosphate synthase; this encodes MNIRIGNGYDLHQLVADRPLILGGVKIPHNLGLLGHSDADVLTHAIMDAMLGALSMGDIGHYFPPSEPQWAGADSIKLLEKVADLVYARGWQINNIDSTIVAERPKLKPHLNAMRDRLSAALNISVDRLSVKATTNEKLDAIGREEAICVYAVVLLCNFQG